A region of Moorena producens PAL-8-15-08-1 DNA encodes the following proteins:
- a CDS encoding peroxidase family protein: MAKKPWHKFPTPLALFKLNKFRENMREENLHDTSQLPTKGEPPEPTPSPDGRHLKIRTADGSFNDPNDPKMGMAGTRFGRNVALKHAYPDEKNLLNPNPRTISRKLLTRDEFVPASTLNLTAAAWIQFQTHDWFSHTFNDSEDKIEIPLEQDDPWPKEHRPLEIEKTPKDPTRSEDDTKNPPTFINQETHWWDASQIYGSNQETIDKVRSHVDGKMIIGDDGLLPVNPEKGVDIVGFDDNWWIGLSMLHILFVKEHNTICDHLKKQYPDWTDDDLFDHARLINAALLAKIHTVEWTPGILGHPALQVAMRWNWWGMLGEEFKNRFGRLGDNEVVSGIIGSSTDHHSAPYYLTEEFVSVYRMHPLIPDEFQFYSVQDGKEVLTKDFFEVSGKRSRAILEQVDIADLFYSFGISHPGAVTLYNYPKKLQQLVRDNGEVFDLAAVDILRDRERGVPRYNQFRELIGRDRAKSFEEITDKPEWAKELREVYNNDIDSVDLMIGMFAENPPKGFGFSDTAFRIFILMASRRLKSDRFFTKDYTAEIYTQFGLDWIEKNTFISIVLRHYPSLAASLKGVENGFAPWKRIVK; this comes from the coding sequence ATGGCAAAGAAACCTTGGCATAAGTTTCCTACTCCTCTAGCCCTGTTCAAATTAAATAAATTCCGCGAGAATATGCGGGAAGAAAACCTGCACGATACCTCCCAATTACCCACAAAAGGGGAGCCCCCTGAACCGACTCCTAGTCCTGATGGTCGCCATCTTAAAATTCGCACAGCGGATGGTTCATTTAATGACCCCAATGATCCCAAAATGGGGATGGCTGGCACCCGCTTTGGACGCAATGTAGCCCTGAAACACGCTTACCCCGACGAAAAGAATTTACTCAATCCCAACCCCCGTACGATCAGTCGGAAGTTATTGACGCGGGATGAATTTGTCCCAGCTTCGACCTTAAACCTAACAGCTGCAGCTTGGATTCAATTCCAGACTCACGATTGGTTTTCTCATACCTTTAATGATTCCGAAGACAAAATCGAGATTCCTCTGGAACAGGATGACCCCTGGCCCAAAGAGCATCGACCTCTGGAAATCGAAAAAACTCCAAAAGACCCTACTCGTTCTGAAGACGATACCAAAAATCCCCCAACCTTTATCAACCAAGAAACTCACTGGTGGGATGCTTCCCAAATCTATGGCAGTAATCAGGAAACTATTGATAAAGTCCGTAGCCATGTCGATGGTAAGATGATCATTGGTGATGACGGTTTGTTACCTGTCAACCCAGAGAAAGGAGTCGATATTGTGGGCTTTGACGATAACTGGTGGATAGGACTAAGCATGTTGCATATCCTGTTCGTCAAAGAGCACAACACTATCTGTGATCATCTCAAAAAACAATACCCTGACTGGACAGATGATGACCTGTTCGACCACGCTCGACTGATTAATGCTGCCTTGCTGGCTAAAATTCATACTGTGGAATGGACTCCGGGCATCCTGGGACATCCCGCCTTGCAAGTTGCCATGAGATGGAATTGGTGGGGTATGTTGGGTGAGGAATTCAAAAATCGTTTTGGGCGTCTTGGGGACAATGAAGTAGTCAGCGGGATTATCGGCTCATCTACTGACCACCACAGTGCTCCCTACTACCTCACCGAAGAATTCGTTTCTGTGTATCGGATGCATCCCCTCATCCCCGATGAATTCCAGTTTTACTCGGTTCAAGACGGTAAAGAGGTGCTGACGAAAGACTTTTTTGAAGTTTCCGGCAAGCGCTCACGTGCCATTCTCGAACAGGTAGATATAGCTGATTTATTCTACTCTTTTGGAATCAGCCACCCTGGTGCTGTCACCCTTTACAATTATCCAAAGAAATTGCAGCAGCTAGTGAGGGACAACGGTGAAGTATTTGACTTAGCTGCTGTAGATATCCTCAGAGATCGGGAGCGAGGAGTTCCCCGCTACAACCAGTTCCGAGAACTAATTGGTCGCGATCGAGCCAAATCCTTCGAGGAAATCACTGATAAGCCAGAATGGGCGAAAGAATTGCGGGAGGTTTACAACAATGATATCGATAGTGTAGACCTAATGATAGGTATGTTTGCCGAGAATCCTCCTAAGGGATTTGGTTTCAGCGATACCGCTTTTCGGATATTCATCCTGATGGCATCCCGACGACTGAAAAGCGATCGCTTCTTTACCAAGGATTACACTGCCGAAATCTATACTCAATTTGGTCTGGACTGGATTGAAAAGAACACTTTCATTAGTATTGTGCTCAGACATTACCCCAGCTTGGCTGCTAGTCTTAAAGGTGTTGAAAATGGCTTTGCTCCCTGGAAGCGCATAGTCAAATAA
- a CDS encoding cytochrome P450, translated as MNTYPSTNVLDLLRLLGNLASGFIRNPGGFDLEKVLGGWIGDVIKRYGSKNVILNFLLKKVLLVSGRDLSDHILQDSPNSQGYIEGNLKKDGMSFLAPNALTISHDQQWQRLRPYNEGVLGTGCQHQYQQAFLEQVHRAFSKPVSNIEDIRKCMGQAMLGIVFGENVAPERLIKDIQVLFSMVGNPIKRILLGRFETKRLEKFYETLEQLWEGSQASEKPCLLSMAHGIKPYTTQEELLQQIPHWMFTFTGSGTDLLARTLTMITSRPEVLERVRQEIKEAGSVEQASTIAKLGYLEACLLETGRLFPPVTRTFHITTAADTFNHNRIPPDMEILHFFPIMQREKSLDPSTDSFVPQRWLDPRDQDTSTYSNLFLRGSRTCPGRDLILFVCKSAIAILLDQQQLTSKTNLLSRDPLPAYFQEQDIQFVNP; from the coding sequence ATGAACACCTACCCTTCTACCAATGTACTCGACTTGTTACGGCTTCTGGGTAATCTAGCCAGTGGCTTTATCCGTAACCCCGGTGGTTTCGACCTTGAAAAAGTATTAGGGGGTTGGATTGGTGATGTCATCAAACGCTATGGTAGTAAAAATGTCATTCTAAACTTTCTTCTCAAGAAAGTCTTGCTAGTATCTGGGCGTGACTTATCAGACCACATTTTACAAGATTCACCGAACAGCCAAGGCTATATCGAAGGCAATCTCAAGAAGGATGGTATGTCTTTCCTTGCCCCCAACGCCCTCACTATCAGCCATGATCAGCAGTGGCAACGCCTGAGACCTTATAACGAGGGAGTGCTTGGCACAGGTTGCCAGCACCAGTACCAACAGGCTTTCCTCGAACAGGTACATCGTGCTTTTTCAAAGCCAGTATCCAACATTGAGGATATCCGGAAATGTATGGGTCAGGCAATGCTGGGCATTGTGTTTGGGGAAAATGTTGCTCCTGAGCGGTTGATCAAGGATATACAGGTGTTATTCTCAATGGTTGGAAATCCGATCAAGCGGATTCTATTGGGAAGGTTTGAAACTAAGCGTTTAGAAAAATTTTATGAAACTCTTGAGCAGCTTTGGGAAGGCAGCCAAGCGTCTGAAAAGCCATGCCTGTTGTCTATGGCTCATGGCATAAAGCCCTACACTACCCAAGAGGAACTCCTGCAACAAATCCCCCACTGGATGTTTACCTTTACTGGTTCAGGGACTGACTTGCTGGCGAGAACCCTGACTATGATTACCTCTAGACCAGAGGTGCTCGAACGGGTCCGACAGGAAATCAAGGAAGCGGGTTCGGTGGAGCAAGCCTCAACCATTGCTAAGCTCGGCTATTTGGAAGCTTGTTTGTTGGAAACAGGTCGTTTGTTCCCTCCAGTGACGAGAACGTTTCACATCACAACAGCTGCGGACACCTTTAATCACAACCGTATTCCCCCAGACATGGAAATTCTACACTTTTTCCCAATCATGCAACGGGAAAAATCTTTAGACCCATCCACAGATTCGTTTGTACCTCAACGGTGGCTAGATCCGAGGGATCAGGACACTTCGACTTACTCCAATTTGTTTCTGAGAGGGTCTCGTACTTGTCCCGGAAGGGATTTGATCCTGTTTGTGTGTAAGAGTGCGATCGCAATTCTCCTAGACCAGCAGCAGCTCACATCCAAAACCAATCTACTCTCCCGAGACCCTCTACCAGCGTACTTCCAAGAACAGGATATCCAATTTGTTAACCCTTGA
- a CDS encoding SDR family NAD(P)-dependent oxidoreductase, which translates to MNLKNQVKDLPKTALITGASSGIGYEFTKLFARDGYKLVLVARSESKLSQLAEDFREKFGTFVRVIPKDLSVPGAAQEIFDQLQAEGIKVDALVNNAGFATYGAFAETDLATELDMMQLNIVALTHLTKLFLPAMVQQQYGKILNIASTAAFQPGPLMAVYYATKSYVLSFSEAIANELKGSGVTVTTLCPGPTESGFQARANMEDSKMVSGQKIMNAETVARIGYLGLMKNRTVVVPGLKNQLLALSIRFMPRNLVTQVVRSMQERSH; encoded by the coding sequence ATGAATCTAAAAAATCAGGTAAAGGATCTTCCCAAAACGGCTCTGATTACTGGTGCATCCAGTGGAATTGGTTATGAATTTACTAAGTTATTTGCTCGCGATGGCTACAAGTTAGTACTAGTTGCCAGAAGTGAGTCAAAACTATCTCAACTGGCCGAGGATTTTAGGGAAAAATTTGGGACATTTGTCAGGGTTATTCCGAAGGATTTGTCAGTTCCAGGAGCTGCACAGGAGATTTTTGACCAGCTCCAAGCGGAAGGGATTAAGGTTGATGCACTAGTCAACAACGCAGGATTTGCTACCTATGGAGCTTTTGCTGAAACAGACCTGGCTACTGAACTAGACATGATGCAGCTAAACATAGTAGCCCTGACCCATTTGACCAAATTATTTCTGCCAGCTATGGTGCAACAACAGTATGGAAAAATTTTAAATATTGCCTCCACAGCAGCGTTTCAGCCTGGTCCGTTGATGGCAGTCTATTATGCTACGAAATCCTATGTCCTATCCTTTTCTGAGGCAATTGCCAATGAACTAAAGGGTTCAGGGGTGACGGTAACTACTCTGTGTCCAGGACCAACAGAATCGGGTTTTCAAGCTCGGGCAAACATGGAAGACTCTAAGATGGTTAGTGGACAAAAGATTATGAATGCTGAAACTGTTGCTAGGATTGGCTATCTTGGTCTGATGAAAAATCGAACTGTTGTTGTCCCTGGTCTCAAAAACCAGTTGCTTGCCCTGAGTATAAGATTTATGCCCCGAAATCTAGTAACCCAAGTGGTGAGAAGCATGCAAGAAAGGAGCCACTAG